The sequence CTTGGTCAGGCTGAAGCCGTTCTCCTTCAGGCTGGCCGAACACCTGATGGTGCCAGCCGTGTGCGGCAGTGTCCAATCTGTCCTGGCCTTATGGGCTGAGGCCAGCGCCCACTCCGGTCTGTACCCCCTCACTGCCCGCTTCCTGCCCCTCCTCAGCCTCACCTGGAGCCACATGTTGGCGTTGTCTAAGCCCAGCCACGCCCACTTCACCTGCCTGCTAATGGGAGTCACTTTCATCTCAGTCAGCCTCACAGGTAGTAGAACCTCAATAAATTAATCAGCCTTTAAACTCAGAGTTCATTGAAGGAAGGGATTgtcaaataaaaatgataaataagtaaataaaaagaagcaccattttaataagatatataagatattataaaaacgatataaaacaaatgagataaaaataagaatttaggAGTAGAAATCCTAAAATCAGGTAGTAAAAAGATGCAATAAAAGctaactacagatgaataaataaagctAAACACGTAAAAGAGtagaatataaataaacaataactaaaaacaatgaaaaataaaaataaaacaataaaataactaaaaagaaaaaattaaaagaaatgtaaaaagacagctaaaacataccaaaaaaataaataagacaaaacaacaacaaaaaatctttaaaaaaaaaataaaaaagctaaaacagTGGCAGGTTGTCTGAAGGTGGTTGGAGACTAGGAGTTTAATTTTGCTTGTTTTTGGATGCACTATTGCAAAATAGTGATttactatattaataataaattattttctccaaaaaatataaataattacgtattttatttaaagtagtaTATACCATTTATACAATTGACTAATTGTCATgaaataatgacatttttaaaatattgaatatttatggtctaaataaagacttttttacattctctttaaatttactttttaaatgcTAACTCATACAATACTAAATATTAACTAAGTGTCTTGAAAATATTACTTATTTTCTTGGAATACTGATATAATATCTTGAAATACTGACTTAATATTCTAAAGTATGACTTTTCCTGAACTATTTACTAATTTTCTTACAACTGAACAAAACATGAGGATATAAAATGTATTGTCTTGACAAAGTATCCTGAAataattacatattacatatataagATCTTAAAATGCTTactatatattaaaatatcagaTATCTTTTAATATTTGACTTTATACCTAAATAATGATATTCTTGAGATATTGACCTAGTATCATAAaactttttaatgtaatattaacTACATACATTACTTAATTActtgaaatgattaataatatctTATTGACATAATGACTTGATATTTAATTAATATCTGACTGCCTTAAAACATTGATTTATATCTTAGGATTACTACGTAGGTTCTAAAAATCTTCAGGTAACATCTTAATTTTTtcgaaataataatatttttcagtaccagaaaaaaaaagtatctagACTTTTTTCTCTGAATATTGACATAATGAACCAaagttgtatttactttcttacaaCTGaacaaatctaatttaaaaaaggtCATTTAAAAAAGGTAATTTCATGGTTCTAGGTCATTATTTTgacaataaattaatattattattcagtACAATTCATACTGTGACACACTGCCACTAAAAGCCTCTCTAGCTGCTCAGTTATGGTTTATATTAGCAAATTCTGAGAATGTACTTCTTAAGAATGGTTTAATTGTCGTaacttaaatatgaatatgtCAGTATGCCTATTTTACATTGATATTGTAAACAATATTGCTACAATTAAGCATAATATTaagtaaatatgtgtgtgtgttctcagtgTGTGAAGGCCTGTACACCATCGAACCGCTGGAGTATATCTATTCTCCTCTCAGCCTCCTCCTGCACAGCCTCTCCCTCGCCTGGCTTGCCAAGGTGGCTCAGGCAGAGCGAGCCCACACATCCATCTTCGACCTTTACTACACCCTGGCCGTGTCCCGCTGCGTGTTGCTGGGGCTCCTGTGCCTGCTGCACCCAGACTGTCCCCGGGCCTTCACGTACGGAAGCTGGCACAGTCTGCTCTTCCTGGGCTACATGCTGGGCATGCTGCTGCTGGGTGCTGCTCAGGTCCTCCTCGTGGACTTCACGGCCCTGCGGCTCTCCGCTCTGTCGGCGGCTCTGCTGCACTCAGCAAGGGGAATCGTCCTGCCACTCTTCAACCTGTTCTAACAGATGCTGGACACCACGTGGGTCTGATCACAGACCAGCACGAATCGGACAGTTTGGCCTGTAATCAGATTTGCACGGTGTACAAAACAAAATTAGCTTCTTTAGCTTTGAACTGGAGCTACAAGACAAATGTAGCTAGCAGGTAATGACAGCTATTGTAAGCAAAATCATTaaccatatatatgtatatattacatatatggtgtcaatcgattaaaaaatttaattagattaatcacaacaatattctgtgattaactgcgatgaatcgcacttgttcttcttgagACGCAAGTTTATAGagcggatatttaaatgtaaataaaaaaatgaatgtaaaaaatgtaaaatccaataatatttatattaggaGTGGCTGGAATAAATTATCCATGACAAATTGGATAGAGGATTTCTTTTTACTTtactgtaaacatctcagctttaATTTACTTAAAGCGTAAATCTCAGCTTTAATTTACTtaaagcgttttctccctctgtttggtttggtttcacacaggcataaatctaaacgcaccaaaatgtgcaccaataaaccacgcaagtacattgcctcctctgattggtcagagctgtctggcgtggaagctagaaagtaaatatagcgagaagaatCTGTGTTCCAGTGCATATGTCTGTGCAGTATgaaactgctttaacacagaacactgaaaagttgctttcaaacacatttttttcaatgggatgtgcagcgtagatgtgagcagtgaacgcagcacattactgtgtgtgtaaacagcagggagcagcagagacagcgtttgttcatagcagtattgtatctggctaatatatcagattaaactgcaccttattagcagtttagctcagttaaaaagaagtatatttgatagctgggtcaacAGAGACCatatcacgttctcaccacaagcgaaccgctccagattTGCGATTAGAGCAGGAAGTTTGGTTCAAACTTCCATTtttcatttcaaataaaaatgatcaTCCAGGTAACTTGACAGAACGTTTTAAGAATGTCAATTTTATTGTttagaaaacattttactaaCCACTAAATTGTTTCATGGAAATGTACTAACCTGTTACATACAAATGATGAAGCCTTGCTATGCCAACATACGCCATTGTTGCCATGTCATACTAGCTAAGGTGATTTAGCTGGTTAAATTCCTATTATTGTGCATCATATTGACAGCAATTTGTGATTCATATTTTCACTCCTTTACTTACTGAATATGTCATATTGTATATGTAATAGTGCATTCCATGTGACTGAATGCACAAATTCAAAGTTTGTGTCACATTTACATTGTATTGGGTTACTCAAGATAGAAGCCAAATGTTCAGACAATAACACACAGTTACTGATGGGTAATTTACTGTCAACTTCCTCTGCAGTGATAATCCAGATTCACAACTATCTGCGTAGTTTCAGCTTCTTACTGAAGTGAATACTTCCTCTACCCATTGTTTAAAATCTTACTTAAAAAGTCCAATAGAGTCCACTTTAGACGAAACAATTGATAGAAATTCTCTTCTAGGTCCTaatgcacagctacagttttccaGACATGAGTAGCCCCCCTGCTCAATTTCACATTGCATTGGGGGATAGCAGTGTTCGTTGTAACCACACTTAAAAACAACCAGTTCTGAGTATGTAttgtggatatacagctctggaaaaaataagagctcACTTAAAacgtatgagttttttttattttaccaaatcaaaaacctatggaatataatgaaggaaaatggatgatcacaacccatcaaaccaagcttaccTACCTAAATGTATCAGTTTGGTTGCATCTTTCTTTAAACTCACAGACATGTTTCTGTAGACTTGTACATCAACATTAATGAGCCTGTTccagaagaagccatgcaagcccaAACCATGAGACTACCTCCACTGTTTTACAGAGCTGGTATGTTTAGGATTTTTAGCAGATTTTAGCAGTTTCTTTCTCTTTAGCCTTTTATTGCATTGGTTAATCTTTGTCTATTGAGTCCATACTCAGTCTATTGTCTTGTCTCTGTACTTCCTAGAACATTTCAAGCTGTCCTTTCTATTCTTCTTGCTATTTAGTGATGCATTCACTCCTggcctctggaggttgttgctaatgccactaacagttgttttagggtttttctttacagcactcacaaagTATCGGTCACCAACTGCTGTGGTATTCCTTGGTGTACCTgttcgacatctgttacttaatacacccgtgacgactttcttcttcaggacattttaAACATCTGTACTGGATATGGCTctaattgattttccatcttcttttAACTTCGCatctgcttgtttttcacccatagactctTTGGTTTTCATGTTGTTTAATCTAACTTTAAATGATAAAACCCAAACCTGAAACTGAGCATTTAGACAAAACACTCCTTACTGTcacatgtttcaatacttttACTCACAAGATAAATGGGTGAGTTCAGACAGCAAATTCTATATCCTGAACTTTGTATCAGATGTAAATACCTAAAagtaaaagctgaaatgttgatcgtTTGTCTTATGTTTTAATGTCAGTCTGCAggagaaataaagggattggcctcactgttacAATACTTTTTTGTGAGAACTGTAGTTGCTATTATTAATTAGTATGCAATAGGGATGTAACTACTCTAATAAATTAATTTGTGCCTTCTTTATGGCTACAGGCAGACCCACATTCGGGTTTATGGTCTGTAACTGCAGAAGTGTGTTTGACAGTTACAGTGGTGTGAACTTAACAGTCCACAGTGTGCAAATGAAAAGTAAATACTAAAACTGTATCTCTTGTCTACCATACAGACAGCTGTAAAAAAGGAATTATAGCTGTATCATAAAATAGATCCATTAACAGGTAAATACTGCCTCAGATGCTCAGTGTTTTTTACGCTCACATATTCAACACTGTATTAAATTTAGTCCTTTTCCTGAACAGCAGTGCAATCAAACTGTGTGTGTTAATAAATACACACAATTTTGTATAACATGGGCAAAAGTATTCAGACtcttaatacattattatttagcCAAAtaggtactgtatttttcgcactataaggtgcacttagttaaaattctttaattttcccaaaaaattacagtgtgccttatgtattaattttaccagtcaggttgtaaggagcattaaagctactctgctgaagtagtgttataaaggagtttcagtttagttcttcaggagaattagcattagccgctaaccgctagctctttcaccgttcagaggtaagtattatcagcctgtagtctgcacgtttacagtgttaaaacaagctacatgggacaaaccactagctaatatcaccctggcttttcgaaacactcagggttcctcagtgtagcgctgtcaggcagcactAATGCTAGtgaaaatctgcaaatctaagcttactgtaaatgaacagaagtgctttactcacccaaataaacagtttacaggagaTAAATCcagtgttttgtttacttaacttagcttagctttacagctaaattagctttactgctgaattaaaaggaaaacatggcgacacccctgttactAGTGTTATCCTGTGCACCTTACCTATaaatatagaccagaaaatagatgttcattgatagtgtgccctaTAATTCGGTGTGTgattagtgcaaaaaatatgttaatcAATTGTGCACAAACACAGCTTCTATAATCAAGATTTTTAGTATATAGGAACGCATTGTTTTACAGAACACAGCATTGTGGGGGAACACACACCCACTAGAAGAATGGTGtatagaacagggtgaaaagctCCCAAGTATTAGCCTGTAAGCAGTAAAATTGTACTCAAATTGTATGGCAATGCTCAAAAATGTAGTATAATGTCTTCCTGGACAGTGGAGTCTTATTAATTCTTATGATTTCAGAAaaaagttttggatttaaaaataagggaaattttctgcCATCCACTTAGCCCACTAggccaaccgaggttcagtatctctCACATTTGAGACAGTTTtataagaaatctaaaataaccacctgtgaaccacttacaaactGCAATTAGATTATCCCAACACTGATCCGCCTCTgcacgccgcaaaaccagcaagctgattggccgtttctcctgaaaggcaggactttatccttgaaccggcaccacgattggttaagagacagaTCGGTCGcctcattaataaagttttttacattttaatacaataCGGGAAATATACgtacggcgggaaagaggagtaaaatacggtagtttcccggccaaaacgggagacttgacaggtatgtctgCAGGCTGAGGGAAATTATCTTTCGAGGCCTTGACATTGATTAACAGACAAGATAAAACCACCAATGATTGACAGTGTGAGGTGTAAGTGTGAGGAATCCCTGTTGGCTGGTTAATGGAACACTAACAAAAATACAGCTCATCagcaaacaaacagcaaaaaaggcaGTAAAGCACACTGTGGCTCTACTGGATATCTTCTTTCTCCTCTGTGTCCAGATTCAAATAATTTTcggaaacaataataatagtttttaattacatttatttgatgttttttgaCAAACCTCATTGTAACCCCATGAGCATAAACACGTTACAAAATACTGTACAAAAATAcattatgtaatatatgtaatatgaaaagacacagcaggtaaaatagagactatgagagaaaaaaaaccatTTTGGGTTCAGGATTGGTCAGCGTTGGGGGGCAGGTGGATGCCCAGGCTCTGCAGCAGGTTGGAGGCGGGTCCAGCGAGGCCGGCCTGCGATGCCAGTGACTCGAGGAGATTAGTGACCAGATTAAGGTCTACA is a genomic window of Astyanax mexicanus isolate ESR-SI-001 chromosome 14, AstMex3_surface, whole genome shotgun sequence containing:
- the si:ch211-248a14.8 gene encoding solute carrier family 35 member D3 produces the protein MLISRCAMWLKLHEPPTLRAYVFKVWKGLIPLLSCGAALVVVVVYSLADQLHSFVCGIFMPQYHYPFAVPLALIQTLLNLLALQGLSATGLVRLKPFSFRLAEHLMVPAVCGSVQSVLALWAEASAHSGLYPLTARFLPLLSLTWSHMLALSKPSHAHFTCLLMGVTFISVSLTVCEGLYTIEPLEYIYSPLSLLLHSLSLAWLAKVAQAERAHTSIFDLYYTLAVSRCVLLGLLCLLHPDCPRAFTYGSWHSLLFLGYMLGMLLLGAAQVLLVDFTALRLSALSAALLHSARGIVLPLFNLF